In Nostoc sp. CENA543, a single genomic region encodes these proteins:
- the cbiB gene encoding adenosylcobinamide-phosphate synthase CbiB, translated as MLSAIILILAAILDYLIGDPWGWPHPVQMMGWVISRLSKLFLQFCHKPFTQRLVGIILAVILIIGSGGVGWVVIYIAGWLHPLLAIAVQVILLASCFAFRSLRNAAVDVLTPLTAKDLPLARQKLSLYVGRDTENLSESEILRAVLETVTENATDGVTSPLFYAIVGACIPGLGAAPLALAYKASSTLDSMVGYRELPYTYIGWCSARLEDCLTWLPCRLTVLTLGLLSGKPGYVCRICRRDAKADPSPNSGWSECVYAAILGVQMGGTNWYRGVPKPKPLLGDPIHPIQPIHINQALQLTRYCFLLWLGIAIAILIN; from the coding sequence GTGCTATCTGCTATCATCCTTATCTTGGCGGCAATTTTAGATTATTTAATTGGTGATCCTTGGGGTTGGCCTCATCCTGTGCAGATGATGGGATGGGTGATTTCTCGTTTGAGTAAATTATTTCTGCAATTTTGCCATAAACCTTTCACCCAAAGATTAGTAGGAATTATCTTGGCTGTGATTTTAATTATTGGTAGTGGTGGTGTGGGTTGGGTAGTGATTTACATAGCGGGATGGTTACATCCATTATTAGCGATCGCTGTTCAAGTTATACTTTTAGCTAGCTGTTTTGCTTTTCGGAGTTTGCGAAATGCAGCAGTTGATGTTTTAACACCACTAACAGCTAAAGATTTACCATTAGCACGTCAAAAGTTAAGTCTATATGTAGGTAGAGACACTGAAAATCTATCAGAATCAGAAATTTTACGCGCGGTTTTAGAAACAGTCACAGAAAATGCTACCGATGGCGTAACATCTCCACTATTTTACGCTATTGTTGGTGCTTGCATTCCAGGATTAGGTGCTGCACCTCTAGCGTTAGCATACAAAGCTAGTAGTACCCTAGATTCAATGGTGGGTTATCGAGAACTTCCCTATACATATATAGGATGGTGTAGTGCGCGACTAGAAGATTGTTTAACTTGGTTGCCTTGTCGTCTCACAGTGTTAACTTTAGGTTTATTATCAGGAAAACCTGGATATGTATGCCGCATTTGTCGCCGTGATGCTAAAGCTGATCCTAGTCCTAATTCTGGTTGGAGTGAGTGCGTTTATGCAGCGATTTTGGGTGTGCAAATGGGTGGTACAAATTGGTATCGAGGAGTTCCTAAGCCAAAACCACTGTTAGGAGATCCCATTCATCCCATCCAACCAATTCATATTAACCAAGCCTTACAGCTTACCAGATATTGCTTTTTACTATGGTTAGGAATAGCGATCGCAATCCTAATAAACTAG
- a CDS encoding Rrf2 family transcriptional regulator has translation MKLTTKGHYSVKALLDLSLQPDYGPASVKVISKRQDIPAPYLEKLLIEMRRAGLVKSIRGSVGGYQLAKKPAQISIGQILEAVGETVTNLPHHTPTPAQTEDWVTFSLWQRLNQKLKEALYSITLADLYYDARSWQASLGEEASFVV, from the coding sequence ATGAAACTAACTACTAAAGGACACTACAGCGTCAAAGCATTACTTGACTTGAGTTTACAACCTGATTATGGGCCTGCATCTGTGAAAGTAATATCTAAACGCCAAGATATTCCGGCTCCATACCTGGAAAAATTACTAATAGAAATGCGGCGTGCTGGACTTGTCAAATCAATTCGCGGTAGTGTAGGAGGGTATCAACTAGCAAAGAAACCCGCGCAAATTTCGATAGGACAAATTTTAGAAGCCGTAGGAGAAACAGTCACAAATTTACCTCATCATACCCCCACACCAGCGCAAACAGAAGATTGGGTAACATTTAGCTTGTGGCAACGACTCAACCAAAAGCTGAAAGAGGCTTTGTATAGTATTACCTTGGCAGATTTATATTACGATGCTCGTAGTTGGCAAGCATCTTTAGGAGAAGAAGCGAGTTTTGTGGTTTAG
- the pyrR gene encoding bifunctional pyr operon transcriptional regulator/uracil phosphoribosyltransferase PyrR has protein sequence MPTPSKIVEILSAEDLRRTVTRLASQIIERTRDLSQLVLVGIYTRGVPLAELLARQIEILEGIDTPVGALDITFYRDDLDQIGLRTPAKTNIPFDLTGKTVVLVDDVIFKGRTIRAALNAVNEYGRPEVIRLAVLVDRGHRELPIHPDFIGKQLPTAKEEVVKVYFQDWDNKDAVELIGY, from the coding sequence ATGCCTACACCAAGCAAAATTGTTGAAATCCTTTCTGCCGAAGATTTACGCCGTACTGTGACGCGTTTAGCTTCTCAGATTATCGAAAGAACCCGCGATTTATCACAGTTGGTACTAGTTGGTATTTATACCCGTGGAGTACCGTTAGCCGAACTATTAGCACGTCAAATTGAGATACTAGAAGGTATTGATACACCAGTGGGAGCATTAGATATTACTTTCTATCGGGATGATTTAGATCAAATTGGTTTGCGAACTCCAGCCAAAACCAATATTCCCTTTGACTTGACAGGAAAAACAGTAGTGTTAGTGGATGACGTGATTTTCAAAGGCAGAACAATTCGTGCTGCATTAAATGCCGTTAATGAGTATGGTAGACCGGAAGTCATTCGTTTAGCTGTGCTAGTTGACAGAGGTCATCGCGAATTACCTATTCATCCAGATTTTATAGGTAAGCAATTACCCACCGCCAAAGAAGAAGTTGTGAAAGTTTATTTCCAAGATTGGGACAATAAAGATGCAGTGGAGTTAATTGGTTATTAA
- a CDS encoding nuclear transport factor 2 family protein produces MQTNQTIKSEVLAANTAFYRAFEKKDMEAMSNVWSKGTGSCCIHPGRDALRGWQEISISWEQIFKNTAYMEINTDILNIELVDNLAYLIVTENILQVVRGKRLEARSIATNIFQLLGGKWYLVHHHGSPIMR; encoded by the coding sequence ATGCAAACTAATCAAACTATAAAATCTGAAGTTTTAGCAGCTAATACAGCCTTTTATCGAGCTTTTGAAAAAAAAGATATGGAAGCTATGAGTAATGTCTGGTCAAAAGGTACTGGTAGTTGCTGTATTCATCCTGGACGCGATGCTCTACGGGGTTGGCAGGAAATCAGCATCTCTTGGGAACAAATATTTAAAAATACAGCTTATATGGAAATTAATACTGATATTCTGAATATAGAATTAGTGGATAATTTAGCTTATTTAATTGTGACAGAAAATATCTTACAAGTGGTTAGAGGTAAAAGGTTAGAGGCACGCTCAATAGCTACCAATATATTTCAATTGTTGGGAGGTAAATGGTATTTAGTGCATCATCACGGTAGCCCAATTATGAGATAG
- a CDS encoding molybdenum cofactor biosynthesis protein MoaE, with protein sequence MKSVLTSTHIAIQKPREEDSFAITLAPLSIDEIYHQADDPANGAVVIMSGTVRNQTDGKPVIALEYQAYEPMALQVFYQIAAEIRHQWTDVNRVVIHHRIGRLQIGEISVLVAVGCPHRSEAFDACRYAIDTLKHNAPIWKKEWYSAEDGNLSSTWVSIGACEQSGENC encoded by the coding sequence ATGAAATCAGTGCTGACATCTACCCATATTGCTATTCAAAAACCTAGAGAGGAAGATAGCTTTGCTATTACCTTGGCACCATTATCTATAGATGAAATCTATCATCAAGCCGATGATCCTGCTAATGGTGCTGTTGTAATTATGAGTGGGACGGTTCGCAATCAAACTGATGGTAAACCAGTGATTGCACTGGAATACCAAGCGTATGAACCGATGGCCTTGCAAGTTTTTTATCAAATTGCAGCTGAGATTCGCCATCAATGGACTGATGTAAATCGTGTAGTTATTCACCATCGCATCGGACGTTTGCAAATAGGAGAAATTAGCGTTTTAGTAGCAGTTGGTTGTCCGCATCGCAGTGAAGCTTTTGATGCTTGTCGCTATGCGATTGATACTCTAAAACACAATGCACCCATTTGGAAAAAGGAATGGTACAGTGCAGAAGATGGGAATTTATCTAGTACCTGGGTAAGTATTGGAGCTTGTGAACAGTCAGGAGAAAACTGTTAA
- a CDS encoding AbrB family transcriptional regulator, translating to MPKQKKIEPLVGEELLKKVKELENLSKEEKAKQCGYYTVTKNGVERVNMMKFLNALIDAEGIQLDSAPNANGRGGRSASYRISVQSNGNLLIGSAYTKQMNLKPGDEFLITLGKKHIRLRQVDEDEKLGVEAEEATA from the coding sequence ATGCCTAAACAGAAAAAGATTGAACCCCTAGTCGGTGAAGAGCTGCTCAAGAAAGTCAAAGAGCTAGAGAACCTTAGCAAAGAAGAAAAAGCAAAGCAGTGTGGCTACTATACCGTTACTAAAAATGGTGTAGAGCGCGTCAATATGATGAAGTTCTTGAATGCCCTAATTGATGCTGAAGGCATTCAGTTAGACAGCGCGCCCAATGCTAATGGACGCGGTGGACGCAGTGCTAGCTATAGAATTAGTGTGCAGTCCAATGGTAACTTGTTAATTGGTTCAGCCTATACAAAACAGATGAACCTCAAACCAGGAGATGAATTTCTCATTACTTTAGGTAAAAAGCACATTCGCCTGCGTCAAGTAGATGAAGATGAAAAGTTAGGCGTAGAGGCTGAGGAAGCTACAGCATAA
- a CDS encoding iron uptake porin produces MLKHLLSSLPLLLLASPAVLAAPVDNSQSADIDQEQVTSVSQFSDVQPTDWAFAALQSLVERYGCIAGYPNATYRGNRALTRYEFAAGLNACLDRINELIATSTSNLVNQEDLVVLQKLQTDFANELATLRGQVDSLETRTATLEQQQFSTTTKLSGQIITAVSDTFGNKVGGTRDESHLFFATRGRLNLESSFTGKDLLRVRLEFGNFANNAGSSQIAAATGTGMTRLNFDNDSNNDLFVPHIRYYFPVSDSLSFVVGPVGIGYNDITDNVTPAAIADDGNGIPSLFGKNSLLFERGGGGAAANWKISEDLILTLGYLANSPNHPSPKNGLLDGGYNALAHLVYYGKQGAVGVAYSQGYSPGGSVDITAGRGSALSSAPFGDSIATSNSMLGVQEYYRFSPNFQVHAWGGYIWATAKNSGFSNISNGIGSKDSLFVNSGDNANAWFGAIGMSFPDVGGKGNLPGILLGLPPRVAHSDVREEGDNSYHIEAFYRWRMNDHISVTPGFWMILNPENNSHNDTQYVGVLRTTFDF; encoded by the coding sequence ATGCTGAAACACCTTTTATCCAGTTTGCCGCTTTTATTGTTGGCATCTCCAGCCGTCTTAGCCGCACCCGTAGATAATTCTCAATCCGCAGATATCGACCAAGAACAAGTCACCTCAGTTTCTCAATTCTCCGATGTCCAACCAACAGACTGGGCATTTGCCGCATTGCAATCATTAGTAGAACGCTACGGTTGTATTGCTGGTTATCCTAACGCCACCTATCGCGGCAACCGTGCCTTAACTCGTTATGAATTTGCCGCAGGTTTAAATGCTTGCTTAGACCGCATCAATGAATTAATCGCCACATCTACCAGTAATTTAGTCAATCAAGAAGACCTAGTAGTGTTGCAAAAATTACAAACTGACTTTGCTAACGAATTAGCAACCCTACGTGGTCAGGTAGATAGCTTAGAGACACGTACCGCCACATTAGAACAGCAGCAGTTTTCCACCACTACCAAGCTGAGTGGTCAAATTATTACTGCGGTTAGCGACACATTTGGCAATAAAGTCGGTGGCACACGGGATGAATCTCACCTCTTTTTTGCCACCCGTGGCCGTCTTAATTTAGAAAGTAGTTTTACTGGCAAAGATTTATTGCGAGTCAGATTAGAATTTGGCAACTTTGCCAACAACGCTGGCTCAAGTCAAATAGCCGCAGCCACAGGCACAGGCATGACGCGCCTAAACTTTGATAATGATAGTAACAATGATTTATTCGTGCCGCACATTCGTTACTACTTCCCCGTCAGTGATTCCCTCTCCTTTGTTGTCGGCCCTGTAGGTATCGGCTATAACGACATCACAGATAATGTTACACCCGCCGCGATCGCCGATGATGGTAATGGTATTCCTTCATTATTTGGAAAGAACAGTTTGCTGTTTGAGAGGGGTGGCGGTGGTGCTGCTGCTAACTGGAAAATTAGCGAAGACTTGATTTTAACTCTCGGCTATTTAGCCAACAGTCCCAATCACCCCAGTCCAAAAAATGGCTTACTTGACGGCGGTTACAACGCCTTAGCCCATCTTGTTTACTACGGTAAACAAGGTGCAGTAGGTGTGGCTTACTCTCAAGGATATAGCCCTGGTGGCAGTGTAGATATCACAGCCGGAAGAGGTAGTGCCTTATCTAGCGCGCCTTTTGGTGATAGCATTGCCACTTCTAACAGTATGCTTGGTGTACAAGAATACTATCGTTTTTCTCCTAATTTCCAAGTTCATGCTTGGGGTGGCTATATCTGGGCAACTGCTAAGAACTCTGGTTTCAGTAATATTTCTAATGGCATAGGTAGCAAAGATTCCTTGTTCGTCAATAGTGGAGACAACGCCAACGCTTGGTTTGGGGCGATTGGGATGTCATTTCCAGATGTGGGAGGTAAAGGCAACTTACCAGGAATTCTCTTAGGTTTACCGCCTCGTGTTGCTCACAGTGATGTCCGAGAAGAAGGGGATAACTCATATCACATCGAAGCATTCTATCGCTGGCGAATGAACGATCACATCTCAGTGACTCCTGGTTTTTGGATGATTTTAAACCCCGAAAACAACAGTCACAACGATACGCAATACGTAGGAGTATTACGTACAACCTTTGATTTTTAA
- a CDS encoding chloride channel protein, whose protein sequence is MTLLPSAELGKAKEQIVLSSSPNRLLHLINRFQLSPETVVLFLALIIGGGTGMGVVTFHYLIELIHQLMLENLMGVIGAWGAWTLACVPMLGGLVVGLMRWRTQDFGPGLSSLIAASDGTEIKRQLRPVTKMLAASVSLGSGASLGPEGPSVEIGANFGMLLSLILQVSQEKRRLLLGAGAAAGLAAGFNAPIAGVFFALEVVMGATSFATSAVSIVLLAAVVAALIAQIGLGAQPAFTLPVYQVRSPLELPIYLGLGFGASLVSLIYTQSIRLAKACFAGSIPGLSFFGKIPQPIHPIIGGVIVGIAALQFPQILGTGYETVQAMLQDVEFSLNLLLALLLVKLLMTAISAGSGFVGGLFAPAMFLGASLGSAYAKILPLIAPGFAEYMAAPPAYAMVGMAAVLAGSVRAPLTAILMLFELTRDYRIVLPLMAAVSLSVWLVDRIQPNADANANLQQIGLAELKDEQEELLQQILVEDAMLSCPKKLPASLGVLEAAKAMTRDRTRSALVINGSEQLVGILSLEDINRTLSLWQNYSNSSTENQSNFASQTIMDICTTEILYAWRDEPLSEAFDRMTLRGLHQLPVVARDNHELILGLLDREQIALTYDLAVTSKAIHGLVNGH, encoded by the coding sequence ATGACTCTATTGCCCTCTGCTGAACTGGGGAAGGCAAAGGAACAAATTGTTTTGTCTTCCTCCCCTAACCGTTTATTGCATCTCATTAACCGTTTTCAACTTTCGCCTGAAACCGTCGTGCTGTTTTTAGCTTTAATTATCGGCGGTGGTACTGGTATGGGTGTGGTGACTTTTCATTATTTAATCGAGTTGATTCACCAACTCATGCTAGAAAATTTGATGGGTGTAATTGGGGCTTGGGGTGCTTGGACTCTGGCTTGTGTCCCCATGTTAGGTGGCTTAGTTGTAGGGTTAATGCGTTGGCGGACTCAAGATTTTGGCCCCGGACTTTCATCTTTAATTGCTGCTTCTGATGGTACAGAAATTAAGCGGCAATTACGACCAGTGACTAAAATGTTGGCTGCATCGGTTTCCTTGGGAAGTGGTGCTTCTTTGGGGCCAGAAGGGCCAAGTGTGGAAATTGGCGCGAATTTTGGGATGTTGCTGTCTCTAATTTTGCAAGTTTCCCAAGAAAAACGGCGTTTATTGTTGGGTGCTGGTGCGGCGGCGGGATTAGCAGCCGGATTTAATGCCCCGATCGCCGGAGTATTTTTCGCGCTAGAAGTAGTTATGGGGGCAACTTCTTTTGCTACTTCGGCGGTGAGTATTGTGTTACTCGCCGCAGTGGTTGCAGCTTTAATTGCTCAAATTGGTTTGGGGGCGCAACCTGCTTTTACTTTGCCAGTTTACCAAGTCCGTAGCCCTTTGGAGTTACCGATTTATTTGGGCTTGGGTTTTGGTGCTAGTTTAGTTTCTCTGATATACACACAATCAATTCGTTTAGCAAAGGCTTGTTTTGCTGGTTCAATTCCTGGCTTAAGTTTTTTTGGTAAAATTCCTCAACCCATACACCCAATTATCGGAGGTGTAATTGTTGGTATCGCGGCTTTACAATTCCCGCAAATTTTGGGTACTGGCTATGAAACAGTCCAAGCAATGCTGCAAGATGTAGAATTTTCCCTAAATTTACTTTTAGCTTTACTACTAGTTAAGTTGCTGATGACGGCTATTAGTGCAGGTAGTGGTTTTGTGGGGGGTTTGTTCGCGCCTGCAATGTTTCTCGGTGCTTCTTTAGGATCAGCTTATGCCAAGATTTTACCCCTGATTGCTCCTGGTTTTGCTGAATATATGGCTGCACCACCAGCTTATGCAATGGTGGGAATGGCGGCTGTATTAGCTGGGAGTGTGCGCGCTCCTTTAACGGCAATTTTAATGCTGTTTGAATTAACGCGCGACTATAGAATTGTTTTGCCTTTAATGGCGGCTGTAAGTTTAAGTGTATGGCTAGTTGACCGCATTCAACCCAATGCTGATGCTAATGCCAATTTGCAACAAATTGGCCTAGCAGAGTTGAAAGATGAACAGGAGGAATTATTACAGCAAATTTTAGTAGAGGATGCAATGCTTTCTTGCCCGAAAAAACTCCCTGCTAGCTTGGGAGTTTTGGAAGCTGCAAAAGCAATGACACGCGATCGCACCCGTAGTGCTTTAGTAATTAATGGATCAGAACAATTAGTTGGTATCCTCTCTCTAGAAGATATTAACCGCACGCTTTCCCTATGGCAAAATTACTCTAATTCTTCCACCGAAAACCAGAGTAATTTTGCCAGTCAAACTATCATGGATATCTGTACCACTGAAATACTTTATGCTTGGCGTGATGAACCTTTATCTGAGGCTTTTGATCGAATGACGCTCAGAGGTTTGCATCAGTTACCAGTGGTAGCACGGGATAACCATGAATTGATTTTAGGTTTATTAGATCGAGAACAAATCGCGCTCACCTATGACTTGGCAGTTACAAGTAAAGCAATTCATGGGTTAGTCAATGGCCATTAG
- a CDS encoding C1 family peptidase, translated as MIKPSIKSVVLGTIIALSSSTIIASKVSLAQTRPNYVDLSPYQTSIKNQGSRNTCITFGAIAALEAAYKRAGYGDLDLSEQFLNHIGKTFWLHPNWSDILAKGEDGSETQVGVFGGGGGVGYIENLTRGFKVPSENLMPYRTTNYTVADHPHLANPWDSSFWNKQRRMSDINLDPRFLPTAALNADKYYSVQSFKRINPRSAVEIETALAQGKEVVWDTLLANTANPIWRPCSTGQANCPNGAHSMLIIGYDRRDPDPTKHYFLVKNSWGGGYTKIAYNYLQYGYDAGYIEAIKPPQRWYEVAFIGRWDINFDGWKGVLDIYHLPGYSQWIFAKSGVTTTDRRIGTFYDTSGKAFKVNGLVTGQTIRFYIDGRNPNARWDQIGNDREFSYTMVDNSGTIMAGSHKDPDGSRYGGYAKKQGLLASVSQTPRPLQPSSYLASWNTRFNNIQGNLTLSRQDNSFLSLTERSQYSGLTGVFQVGTTNYPAQALVSKLNPNEISIRIPAILGDPASTLESGDGQLLGRHLNHERGVVAGSAYYTNGKESGLVMVRN; from the coding sequence ATGATTAAACCATCAATTAAATCTGTGGTATTAGGTACAATTATTGCTCTTAGTTCCAGTACCATAATTGCTTCAAAAGTTAGTTTGGCACAGACTAGACCCAACTATGTAGACCTGAGTCCTTATCAAACAAGTATTAAAAATCAGGGAAGCCGTAACACCTGTATTACATTTGGTGCGATCGCAGCTTTAGAAGCCGCCTACAAACGAGCAGGCTATGGTGATCTGGATTTGAGTGAACAATTTCTCAACCATATCGGCAAAACCTTCTGGCTTCATCCCAACTGGAGTGACATTCTAGCTAAGGGGGAAGATGGTAGCGAAACTCAAGTAGGTGTTTTTGGTGGGGGTGGTGGTGTAGGTTACATCGAAAACCTCACCAGAGGGTTTAAAGTCCCGTCTGAAAATCTCATGCCTTACCGCACCACCAACTACACAGTTGCAGATCATCCTCACCTAGCCAATCCTTGGGACAGTTCCTTCTGGAACAAACAACGACGGATGAGTGATATTAACTTAGACCCGCGTTTTCTCCCTACTGCCGCTCTTAATGCTGATAAATATTACTCAGTACAATCTTTCAAAAGAATCAACCCTAGAAGTGCTGTAGAAATTGAGACAGCCTTGGCTCAAGGTAAAGAAGTAGTATGGGATACATTACTTGCTAATACAGCAAATCCTATCTGGCGGCCTTGTAGTACCGGTCAAGCGAATTGTCCCAATGGCGCACACTCCATGTTGATTATCGGTTATGACCGACGTGATCCCGACCCCACAAAACACTATTTCCTCGTGAAAAATAGTTGGGGTGGTGGATATACCAAAATTGCTTATAACTATCTTCAATATGGTTATGACGCTGGTTATATCGAAGCAATTAAGCCTCCTCAACGTTGGTATGAAGTAGCATTTATCGGACGCTGGGATATCAATTTTGATGGTTGGAAAGGTGTTCTAGATATCTACCATTTACCCGGCTATTCCCAATGGATATTCGCCAAATCTGGGGTAACTACTACAGACCGCAGAATCGGTACATTTTACGATACCAGTGGCAAAGCCTTTAAGGTGAATGGGTTAGTAACTGGACAGACAATTCGCTTCTACATCGATGGTAGAAATCCTAATGCTCGTTGGGATCAAATCGGTAATGACCGAGAATTTTCTTACACGATGGTGGACAATTCCGGTACAATCATGGCTGGTAGCCACAAAGACCCAGATGGTAGCCGTTATGGCGGGTATGCTAAAAAGCAGGGTTTGTTAGCATCTGTGTCTCAAACTCCTAGGCCACTTCAACCTAGTTCTTATCTGGCGAGTTGGAATACTCGATTCAACAACATTCAAGGCAATTTAACACTGTCTCGTCAGGATAATAGCTTCCTCTCTTTAACAGAAAGAAGCCAATATTCAGGACTTACAGGCGTATTCCAAGTTGGGACTACAAATTACCCAGCACAAGCTTTAGTCAGTAAACTGAACCCCAATGAGATTAGTATTCGCATTCCAGCTATTTTGGGAGATCCTGCATCAACTTTAGAATCTGGGGATGGTCAGCTTTTAGGCCGCCATCTCAACCATGAAAGAGGTGTGGTAGCTGGTAGTGCTTACTACACCAACGGTAAAGAGTCAGGACTGGTCATGGTGAGAAACTAA
- a CDS encoding response regulator: protein MEKSPIRVLLIDDNENDYFLTRDWLSECQIITCELEWVDNYQAAQVAIAQAQHDIYLVDYRLGLDSGLELIREAVNNGCKAPIILLTGQGDREIDLQAIQAGAADYLEKGLLNAPLLERAIRYAIERKHTEKQIKQQAALLDIAKDAIFVQNLAGQILFWNQAAELLYGWEKAAAIGKKTHELWQETNLQLLNTALEDLKKNHYWEGELNQKTKAGKNIIVESRWTLVNEFGEQTESILVVNTEITEKKQLEAQFLRAQRLESIGTLASGIAHDLNNVLAPILMTAQLLESQIQDERSLRLLPILISNAKRGANLVKQVLSFTRGLEGDRTLLQLRHLILEIQQIIKETFPKSIEIATKILPNLWIVSADATQIHQVLMNLCVNARDAMPNGGILQIAAENFFIDENYARMNLDAKVGSYVMVTVTDTGSGISPEMLDRIFEPFFTTKEINQGTGLGLSTVLGIIKSHGGFINVTTEIGKGSQFKIYLPAQEAKETLEEIEAESPLGNGELILVVDDEDAIRNVTKTSLENHNYKAITASDGIEAIALYAEYQSEISLVLTDMVMPSMDGLTTIRTLQKINPRVKIIAVSGLATSDKVSAAHNIGIQAFLAKPYTASQLLQTISRVNQF from the coding sequence ATGGAAAAAAGTCCAATTAGAGTCTTGTTAATTGATGATAATGAAAATGATTATTTCCTCACTCGTGATTGGTTAAGTGAGTGTCAAATAATCACCTGTGAACTAGAATGGGTTGATAACTATCAAGCTGCTCAAGTTGCGATCGCTCAAGCTCAACATGATATCTATCTTGTAGATTACCGTTTAGGACTAGATAGCGGACTGGAATTGATTCGTGAAGCAGTTAACAATGGTTGCAAAGCACCCATAATTTTACTGACTGGTCAAGGAGACAGAGAAATCGACCTACAAGCAATACAAGCAGGCGCAGCAGATTATTTAGAGAAAGGATTATTGAATGCACCTTTACTAGAACGTGCGATTCGTTATGCTATTGAACGCAAACACACAGAAAAACAAATTAAGCAACAAGCTGCTTTACTGGATATTGCTAAAGATGCCATTTTTGTCCAGAATTTAGCCGGACAAATTTTATTCTGGAATCAAGCTGCCGAGTTACTTTACGGCTGGGAGAAAGCAGCAGCTATTGGGAAGAAAACACATGAACTGTGGCAAGAAACTAATTTACAACTATTAAATACAGCTTTAGAAGATTTAAAAAAAAATCACTATTGGGAAGGCGAATTAAATCAAAAAACTAAAGCTGGAAAAAATATCATTGTTGAAAGTCGTTGGACGCTAGTAAATGAATTTGGAGAACAAACCGAATCAATTCTTGTAGTCAACACAGAAATTACCGAGAAAAAACAACTAGAAGCACAGTTTCTCCGCGCTCAACGTTTAGAAAGTATCGGCACTCTAGCTAGTGGAATTGCTCACGACCTCAATAATGTCTTAGCTCCCATTTTAATGACAGCACAGCTATTAGAATCTCAAATTCAAGATGAGCGTTCTTTGCGACTACTGCCTATATTAATTAGCAATGCTAAACGAGGCGCAAATTTAGTTAAACAGGTACTTTCTTTTACTCGTGGACTAGAAGGCGATCGCACTCTTTTGCAACTCAGGCATTTAATTCTGGAAATTCAACAAATCATTAAAGAAACATTCCCGAAATCAATTGAAATTGCCACCAAAATCTTACCAAATCTTTGGATTGTATCTGCGGATGCTACACAAATTCATCAAGTCCTGATGAATTTGTGTGTTAATGCTCGTGATGCTATGCCAAATGGAGGGATATTACAAATTGCGGCTGAGAATTTTTTCATAGATGAAAATTATGCCAGGATGAATTTAGATGCGAAAGTCGGCTCTTACGTGATGGTAACGGTGACAGATACAGGTAGCGGTATTAGTCCAGAAATGTTAGACCGGATATTTGAGCCATTTTTCACCACCAAAGAAATAAATCAAGGGACTGGGCTTGGTCTTTCTACTGTTCTTGGTATTATTAAAAGTCACGGGGGTTTTATCAACGTCACTACGGAAATAGGCAAAGGCAGTCAATTTAAAATCTATTTACCAGCACAAGAAGCTAAAGAAACTCTGGAAGAAATAGAAGCAGAATCACCTCTAGGTAATGGAGAACTGATTTTAGTCGTAGATGACGAAGATGCAATTAGAAATGTTACTAAAACATCCCTAGAAAACCACAACTACAAAGCTATCACAGCCAGTGATGGTATTGAGGCTATAGCTTTATATGCAGAATATCAATCAGAAATATCCTTAGTATTAACAGATATGGTCATGCCATCAATGGACGGATTAACAACGATTCGCACATTGCAAAAAATTAACCCTAGAGTCAAAATTATTGCTGTCAGTGGACTGGCAACTAGTGATAAAGTAAGTGCAGCCCATAATATAGGTATTCAAGCTTTTTTAGCAAAGCCCTATACAGCAAGCCAACTATTACAAACAATTAGTAGAGTCAACCAATTTTAG